The following proteins come from a genomic window of Maribacter sp. HTCC2170:
- a CDS encoding carboxypeptidase-like regulatory domain-containing protein, which yields MQIKPTAIVVKRRMKKNLLMFIALFGFICVMQGQNERIITIAFDNIPLKDALLKLEDKTNYFFYFEEVWLKDHRVTKNYNNRKIRAILNELFEETSLNYFIKDNRIILLNNAIVLEQLPFDFFDEGNLKEEIQDRSAPIFQEEFLPKGTNRKRGPITIGKQNPNTRDKEFTISGRVTNMNNNEPVQNLSIFTIDREIYTNTDSDGFYSFKLPQGLNRLETNLLGYEKVYQDLIIYGNGAMNLEISEDVEVLDEVVVESKKNANVRDAVVGASIINVEGIKTIPLVLGERDMLKAALTLPGIKTAGEGSGGLNVRGGRADQNLMLLDDIVIYNPTHFLGLFSAINPFTTQSLEIYKASIPAEYGGRLSSVFDIETKIGNTEKISGEGSIGPITANLALEVPLIKKKASIIAGFRATYADYILKNLDEESLNNSEASFYDGIVKYSHDVNENNSVQSTIYYSKDKFSITSDSVFGYSNGLVSLKWNHKFSEKSRASIIVGNSRYQYDILYKAEANNDFDFGYVLNESLFKVNLYNALSNKHKLSYGLSSKLYVSDPGTIKPIGSDSNVQQRKIDREKGLESALYISDLFEVDDKLLLDIGLRYSLFAGLGEASQNVYVEGVPKSEGSIAEVRNYGNNEVIKTHGGFEYRISGRYLLDKDLSLKAGFNRTLQYLHLLTTNTTMSPTDIWKLSDLNIKPQRADQYSIGIFKNIVENDLEFSLEGYYKKMHDLLDYKIGAQLILNDALETELLQGQGKAYGVEALIKKTAGRFNGYLGYSYSRALIKLNSAIQQEQVNNGDFFPANFDKPHDLSLIGNYRFNKRISASANFVYQTGRPITYPVGKFIYANEEQVLYSDRNQFRIPDYYRLDLGINIEGNHKKKKIGHSFVNISVYNVLGRNNPYSVFFVNEEGRIKAFKTSIFSIPVPTITYNFKF from the coding sequence ATGCAAATTAAACCAACCGCTATTGTGGTAAAACGCCGAATGAAAAAGAATCTGCTAATGTTTATTGCCCTGTTTGGCTTTATTTGTGTCATGCAGGGCCAAAATGAGCGGATCATAACCATAGCATTTGACAACATTCCTCTAAAAGACGCATTACTCAAGCTGGAGGATAAAACCAATTACTTTTTTTACTTTGAAGAAGTTTGGTTGAAGGATCACAGGGTTACCAAGAATTATAACAACAGGAAAATAAGGGCGATATTAAACGAACTGTTTGAAGAAACAAGCCTCAATTATTTTATAAAAGACAATCGTATCATCTTGCTGAACAATGCTATTGTTCTTGAACAGTTGCCCTTTGATTTTTTTGACGAAGGAAATTTAAAAGAAGAAATTCAGGATAGATCGGCTCCCATTTTTCAAGAGGAATTTCTGCCCAAAGGCACGAATAGAAAACGGGGTCCCATTACCATTGGCAAACAAAACCCTAACACAAGAGACAAGGAATTCACGATTTCTGGAAGGGTTACGAATATGAATAATAATGAGCCCGTTCAGAATTTGTCAATTTTCACAATAGATAGAGAAATCTATACAAATACGGACAGCGATGGGTTCTATTCTTTTAAATTGCCGCAAGGCCTGAATAGGCTGGAAACTAATTTATTGGGATATGAGAAGGTATACCAGGATTTGATAATATATGGGAACGGCGCCATGAACTTGGAAATATCCGAGGATGTTGAAGTATTGGATGAGGTAGTTGTAGAATCCAAAAAAAACGCAAATGTTAGGGACGCGGTGGTTGGAGCCTCAATAATCAATGTTGAGGGAATAAAGACAATACCTTTGGTGTTAGGAGAACGTGACATGCTAAAAGCAGCCTTAACATTGCCAGGAATCAAGACTGCTGGAGAAGGATCTGGTGGGTTAAATGTACGGGGAGGTAGGGCAGATCAGAATTTAATGTTGCTGGATGATATAGTAATCTATAATCCCACACATTTCTTGGGTTTATTCTCTGCAATCAATCCCTTTACCACGCAAAGTCTGGAAATCTATAAGGCAAGTATACCTGCTGAATATGGGGGGCGATTGTCTTCAGTCTTTGACATTGAGACGAAAATTGGTAATACTGAAAAGATTTCGGGAGAAGGGTCAATTGGCCCTATTACGGCCAACCTAGCTTTAGAGGTTCCGCTAATTAAAAAAAAGGCGTCCATAATTGCAGGTTTCCGAGCCACCTATGCCGACTATATTCTAAAGAATCTTGATGAAGAATCTTTGAATAATAGCGAGGCTTCATTTTATGACGGGATAGTAAAATATTCCCACGATGTGAATGAAAACAATTCGGTGCAGAGTACTATATATTATAGTAAGGACAAGTTTAGCATAACATCGGATTCTGTTTTTGGATACAGTAATGGACTGGTTTCTTTAAAATGGAACCATAAATTCAGTGAAAAGAGTAGGGCCAGTATAATAGTTGGTAATAGTAGATATCAATATGATATTCTTTATAAAGCTGAGGCAAATAATGACTTTGATTTCGGATATGTCCTGAACGAGAGCCTCTTCAAAGTGAACCTTTACAATGCCCTGAGTAATAAACATAAATTGAGCTATGGCCTTAGTAGTAAATTGTACGTTTCGGATCCAGGCACCATTAAACCAATAGGATCAGATTCCAATGTTCAACAAAGGAAGATAGACAGAGAGAAGGGGCTGGAATCAGCACTTTATATATCGGACCTTTTTGAGGTGGATGACAAATTGTTGCTTGACATAGGCTTACGTTATTCCCTCTTTGCCGGTTTGGGTGAAGCTTCCCAAAATGTTTATGTTGAAGGTGTGCCTAAAAGCGAAGGCTCAATTGCCGAAGTGCGTAATTATGGTAACAATGAAGTAATAAAGACTCATGGCGGGTTCGAATACCGCATTTCAGGACGGTATCTGTTGGACAAGGACCTGTCTCTAAAGGCCGGTTTCAATCGAACATTACAGTACCTACATTTGCTGACTACCAACACTACGATGTCTCCAACAGATATTTGGAAATTATCGGACCTGAACATTAAACCACAAAGGGCGGATCAATACTCCATAGGTATATTCAAGAATATTGTGGAGAACGATTTGGAATTTAGCCTTGAAGGTTATTATAAAAAAATGCATGACCTTTTGGACTATAAGATCGGTGCGCAATTGATCCTGAACGATGCTTTGGAAACTGAATTACTACAAGGCCAAGGGAAAGCATATGGTGTTGAAGCATTGATTAAAAAGACGGCAGGAAGATTTAATGGGTACCTTGGTTACAGTTATTCCAGGGCATTGATAAAATTGAACAGTGCAATACAGCAAGAGCAGGTAAACAACGGGGATTTCTTTCCAGCGAATTTTGACAAACCCCATGATTTATCGTTGATAGGAAATTACAGGTTTAATAAACGTATAAGTGCTTCGGCTAATTTTGTTTATCAAACAGGAAGACCAATTACTTACCCTGTAGGAAAGTTTATTTATGCCAATGAGGAACAGGTACTGTACAGTGATCGCAACCAATTTCGGATTCCAGATTATTACCGTTTAGATCTTGGAATAAACATTGAAGGCAACCATAAAAAGAAAAAAATTGGACACAGTTTTGTGAATATTTCGGTCTATAATGTTTTAGGAAGGAATAATCCATATTCGGTGTTTTTTGTAAATGAAGAGGGGCGAATAAAGGCGTTTAAAACCTCTATATTCTCGATTCCTGTACCAACCATTACATACAATTTTAAGTTTTAA
- a CDS encoding PD-(D/E)XK nuclease family protein → MRSFIEEVVNNIYSEQKCFEDTIFILPSKRAGTFLRNSLAKITSNTIFSPEIFSIEEFIGNISGLSTATNTRQLFELYYAYLEQNKGNPEHFLDFSKWGQTLLQDINEIDRYLIDVDGLFSNLSAIQEINHWYLASEKTKMVEDYIKFWNNLHQLYIAFNERLLQKKIGHQGLIYRKAHEKVETYLEANKSTQHIFIGFNALNTSESNIIQRILETKNAQIYWDADTYYLNDPIHDAGYFIRDHKKKWPYLQNNTLKGISTTFLQEKNIQIAGVPKNVSQVKFVGSLLRTLNNENSDTLKRTAIVLSDEALLNPLLNAIPSEIEKVNITMGYPLNKSPFDNFFNQFFNLYITKQNNGWYYKNVLNFLSDANTHLLLDDQDENMPESLISGIKLNNLTFLNNNIINSLAKNPNKTLTQLFFEQIPSPNQFIEHCLQIISILKTKLQASENKLALEELFRFYSVFNQMQQLIKEHDFISDLKSLQALFVELLSMENLDFKGDPLEGLQLMGMLESRNLDFETVIITSVNEGIIPSGKSNNSFVPLDLKRAFGLPTFKEKDAVYTYHFYRLLQRAKNVYLVYNTEPDVLEGGERSRLITQLLTDTNIKDNITEFIAVPEIKVEINKENQITKDASLVNLIKELATKGFSPSSLSNYIRNPMDFYKQNLLGINDLMEVEETVAANTFGTIIHDTLEDLYKPFIGRYLNKEVLKGMKANITALVKKHFAKTYSNLNTIQGKNLIAYNVIIKYVENFIDLEIKQCQDSQIKILGLEEKMEITMNMPELGFPVKLKGKLDRIDEKDGVLRILDYKSGKVMLNQVEIFDWSLITEDFKFSKAFQLLCYALMFNDKAPLNQLEAGIVSFKNLNAGTLSFATKEKRNSRSKDKTITTETLKTFSTELKRLIIEICDPNIPFVEKEV, encoded by the coding sequence ATGCGTAGTTTTATAGAAGAAGTTGTAAATAATATATATAGTGAACAAAAATGTTTTGAGGACACTATATTCATCCTTCCGAGTAAAAGGGCTGGTACGTTTCTAAGAAACAGTCTTGCCAAAATTACTTCAAATACAATATTCTCACCTGAAATATTTAGCATTGAAGAGTTCATAGGTAATATTTCAGGACTCTCAACGGCCACTAACACTCGACAACTTTTCGAGCTATACTATGCTTACCTTGAACAAAACAAGGGCAACCCAGAACATTTTTTGGATTTCTCCAAGTGGGGACAAACTCTATTACAAGATATTAACGAGATAGATAGATACCTGATAGATGTTGATGGGCTTTTTTCAAACTTATCAGCCATCCAGGAAATCAATCATTGGTATTTGGCATCTGAAAAGACCAAGATGGTCGAAGATTATATTAAATTTTGGAACAATCTCCACCAACTTTATATTGCGTTCAATGAAAGACTGCTTCAAAAAAAAATAGGACACCAAGGGCTTATATATAGAAAAGCTCACGAAAAGGTAGAAACCTATTTAGAAGCCAACAAATCCACTCAGCATATTTTCATAGGTTTTAATGCTCTCAATACATCGGAAAGTAATATTATACAGCGAATTCTTGAGACTAAAAATGCCCAAATCTATTGGGACGCGGATACTTATTATCTTAATGACCCAATACATGATGCAGGCTATTTTATTAGAGACCACAAAAAAAAATGGCCCTATCTACAAAACAACACACTTAAAGGAATCAGCACTACATTTTTACAAGAAAAGAATATTCAGATAGCCGGCGTGCCAAAAAACGTTTCACAGGTTAAATTTGTGGGTTCTCTTCTCAGAACACTGAATAATGAAAATAGTGATACGTTAAAACGTACCGCCATTGTTTTAAGTGATGAGGCATTACTTAACCCGTTGTTAAATGCTATCCCATCGGAAATTGAAAAGGTGAATATCACTATGGGCTACCCCTTGAATAAATCACCTTTTGACAATTTTTTCAATCAATTTTTCAACCTGTATATAACTAAACAAAACAATGGTTGGTATTATAAAAATGTATTAAACTTCTTATCCGATGCGAATACCCATTTACTTTTAGATGATCAGGACGAAAATATGCCTGAATCTTTGATCTCTGGTATTAAATTAAACAATCTAACTTTTTTAAATAACAACATAATTAATTCTTTAGCCAAGAATCCCAACAAAACCTTAACTCAATTGTTCTTTGAACAAATTCCCTCGCCCAATCAATTTATTGAGCACTGTTTGCAAATAATCTCGATATTAAAAACTAAGCTCCAGGCCTCAGAAAACAAATTGGCTTTGGAAGAGTTGTTTAGATTTTATAGCGTTTTCAACCAAATGCAGCAATTGATTAAAGAACACGATTTTATAAGTGACTTAAAATCTTTACAGGCCCTATTTGTTGAATTGCTATCCATGGAAAACTTGGATTTTAAAGGTGACCCTCTGGAAGGATTACAATTGATGGGAATGCTGGAAAGTAGAAATCTTGATTTTGAAACAGTAATCATCACATCGGTCAATGAAGGAATTATTCCCTCTGGGAAATCCAATAATTCCTTTGTTCCTTTAGATTTAAAAAGAGCATTTGGGCTGCCTACATTCAAAGAAAAAGATGCGGTCTATACGTATCATTTTTACCGTTTACTGCAACGTGCAAAAAATGTGTATCTAGTTTATAATACTGAACCAGATGTGTTAGAAGGAGGTGAAAGAAGTCGATTAATAACGCAACTTTTAACTGATACGAATATCAAAGATAATATCACAGAGTTCATAGCGGTACCCGAAATAAAAGTTGAAATAAACAAAGAAAACCAAATAACCAAGGATGCTTCACTAGTAAATCTTATCAAAGAGCTAGCAACTAAAGGATTCTCTCCTTCCTCACTAAGTAATTACATTAGAAACCCCATGGATTTCTACAAGCAGAATCTTTTGGGTATTAATGATTTAATGGAGGTGGAAGAAACCGTTGCAGCAAATACATTTGGAACTATCATACATGATACTTTAGAAGACCTGTATAAACCTTTTATTGGTCGTTATCTAAACAAGGAGGTTCTAAAAGGCATGAAAGCCAATATAACGGCGTTGGTGAAGAAACATTTTGCAAAAACGTATTCAAATTTGAATACCATCCAAGGTAAAAACTTAATCGCCTACAATGTGATTATAAAATATGTTGAGAATTTTATTGATTTGGAGATAAAGCAATGCCAAGATTCCCAGATAAAAATTCTTGGGTTAGAAGAAAAAATGGAAATAACAATGAACATGCCCGAATTGGGGTTTCCGGTCAAACTAAAAGGTAAGTTGGACCGTATTGATGAAAAAGACGGTGTCCTGCGTATCTTAGATTACAAATCTGGAAAGGTGATGTTAAATCAAGTTGAAATATTTGATTGGTCTTTGATCACCGAAGACTTCAAATTTAGTAAGGCATTCCAATTATTGTGCTATGCCCTTATGTTTAACGATAAGGCTCCCTTAAATCAGCTTGAGGCAGGTATTGTTTCCTTTAAGAACTTAAATGCTGGTACTTTGAGTTTCGCAACAAAAGAAAAAAGAAACAGCCGCAGCAAGGATAAAACCATTACAACTGAAACCCTTAAGACTTTCAGTACAGAATTAAAAAGATTAATTATTGAAATATGTGACCCCAACATCCCTTTTGTCGAAAAGGAGGTTTGA
- a CDS encoding SDR family oxidoreductase encodes MTVLKGKVAYITGGSKGIGLGVAQSLLKEGMKVAISGRSVKSLEAAARQLNNKENVLILESDVTKHVDEEEAIKTIIGKWGQLDVVLANAGVGHFAPVDEMTELQWHNMINTNLNGVFHTLKASVEALKVSKGYYITLASLAGTNFFAMGAGYNATKFGVVGFTQAAMLDLRKYDIKVSTIMPGSVATHFNNNEPSDKDAWKIQPEDIGELVLDLLKMHPRTLPSKIEVRPSRPDKK; translated from the coding sequence ATGACAGTTTTAAAGGGTAAAGTAGCGTACATTACTGGTGGATCAAAAGGAATAGGGCTTGGAGTAGCTCAATCATTGCTTAAAGAGGGAATGAAAGTGGCCATAAGCGGTAGAAGCGTAAAATCTCTTGAAGCTGCGGCTAGGCAGTTGAATAACAAAGAAAACGTTTTAATCCTTGAATCTGACGTAACCAAACATGTGGACGAAGAAGAGGCGATAAAAACCATTATTGGCAAATGGGGACAATTGGATGTGGTTTTGGCCAATGCAGGTGTTGGGCATTTTGCTCCTGTAGACGAAATGACCGAGTTGCAGTGGCATAATATGATCAATACCAACTTAAATGGTGTATTTCACACCTTAAAAGCCTCTGTAGAGGCTTTGAAAGTGTCTAAGGGATATTATATTACGTTAGCAAGTCTTGCGGGCACTAATTTCTTTGCCATGGGTGCAGGTTACAATGCAACAAAGTTTGGAGTTGTTGGTTTCACCCAAGCAGCGATGTTGGATCTTCGCAAATATGACATTAAAGTTTCTACAATAATGCCAGGCTCTGTAGCAACACACTTTAATAACAACGAACCTTCAGATAAAGATGCTTGGAAAATTCAACCTGAGGATATTGGTGAGCTGGTATTGGATCTATTGAAAATGCACCCAAGAACGCTTCCTAGTAAAATAGAAGTTAGACCAAGCAGACCAGATAAAAAATAA
- a CDS encoding DUF4249 domain-containing protein, protein MGRIRTKNILLYFLFLVQTTCTEPFVIKSIDFDSVLVVESTLTDELKRQVVKLSRTIGLEEFGESTEGSADVNIEDSNATVFTFSYDSKTKTYLSDIEFQAETNIQYTLKIRTSDGRGYTSKVVGLPPKSQLEKVYAEFVSANGKEGIQVFVDSDNATGAEYFRYEYEETYKVRLPANAKFDWEIVNYSDFTQFGEIVLTPREWSDEEFCYPTDSSVGYVQTSTNDMEEKRITRFPIRFIDKENPVLRERYSILVRQYTQSIEAHTFYKTLADLSSEENLLSQGQPGFVSGNIASDTDPDEKVLGYFGAASVYSQRIYFDHNDFSLDLPPYFVECVWLISNEISFQELRRKLEFENYQVYSTDDIVEGPHYITKSECSKCTAFSTHIKPDYWED, encoded by the coding sequence ATGGGAAGGATTAGAACTAAAAACATACTGCTCTATTTTCTTTTTTTAGTGCAAACAACTTGTACAGAGCCCTTTGTCATTAAATCCATAGATTTTGATAGTGTACTAGTAGTGGAAAGCACCCTCACCGATGAGTTAAAAAGACAGGTTGTTAAATTATCCAGGACCATTGGCTTGGAAGAGTTTGGTGAAAGCACTGAGGGTTCCGCAGATGTAAATATCGAGGACAGTAATGCCACAGTATTCACTTTCTCTTATGACTCTAAGACGAAGACCTACCTTTCAGATATTGAGTTCCAAGCTGAGACGAATATCCAGTATACCTTAAAAATCAGAACCTCCGATGGTCGTGGCTATACTTCCAAAGTTGTTGGGCTTCCCCCTAAGTCCCAATTAGAAAAAGTCTATGCGGAGTTTGTTTCGGCAAACGGAAAAGAGGGCATACAGGTCTTTGTTGATTCGGATAATGCAACAGGTGCCGAGTATTTTAGATACGAGTATGAGGAGACCTATAAAGTAAGGCTCCCAGCAAATGCAAAATTTGATTGGGAGATTGTAAATTATAGCGATTTTACCCAATTTGGTGAAATAGTGCTTACCCCCAGGGAATGGTCTGACGAGGAGTTCTGCTATCCCACGGATAGTTCTGTTGGGTATGTCCAAACCTCAACAAATGACATGGAAGAGAAACGGATAACCCGTTTCCCGATACGGTTTATCGACAAGGAGAATCCTGTTCTTAGGGAGCGTTACAGTATCCTGGTAAGGCAGTATACCCAGAGCATTGAGGCGCATACCTTTTATAAGACCTTAGCAGATCTGAGTAGTGAAGAGAACCTGTTGTCCCAAGGTCAACCTGGTTTTGTTTCGGGCAATATTGCCTCAGATACCGACCCAGATGAAAAGGTACTGGGCTATTTTGGGGCCGCCTCGGTATACTCACAAAGAATCTACTTCGACCATAATGATTTTAGCTTGGATCTGCCACCGTATTTTGTGGAGTGCGTTTGGCTCATTTCTAATGAGATTAGTTTTCAAGAGTTAAGAAGAAAGCTTGAATTCGAGAACTACCAGGTTTATTCTACTGATGATATCGTGGAAGGCCCTCATTACATTACAAAATCGGAGTGCTCTAAATGCACTGCATTTTCAACACATATAAAACCCGACTATTGGGAGGACTAA